From Salvelinus sp. IW2-2015 linkage group LG18, ASM291031v2, whole genome shotgun sequence, a single genomic window includes:
- the LOC111978537 gene encoding sphingosine-1-phosphate lyase 1 isoform X2, translated as MSVSLCALKEGMNYTKQLPEQGLTQAEVLDRISEYETLNEVDWEKGRVSGAVYWGDQTLTKLLVKVYGDFAWSNPLHPDIFPGVRKMEAEVVRMTCTLFNGGPNTCGTVTSGGTESILMACKAYRDMAYERGVKHPEIIAPVSVHAAFDKAANYFGMKLVHIPLDKNTMKVDVKAMRRAISKNTAMLVCSAPQFPHGIIDPIEEVGKLALKYNLPLHVDACLGGFLIVFMAKANYPLAPFDFRVKGVTSISADTHKYGYAPKGSSVILYSDKKYRHYQYFVAPDWQGGIYASPSVAGSRPGGIIAACWATMMHMGEDGYIKATKKIIDTARTIKTEIRKINGVFVFGDPEVSVVAIGSDVFDIFRLSNALTSKGWNLNTLQYPSSIHICCTVLHTHEGVAKQFISDIKEQVALILKNPNEKTTGMGAIYGMAQSIPDRSMVTEISRGFLDCLYSTEEPKSSQPQKTHMNGNGKAH; from the exons ATGTCTGTCAGTCTTTGCGCACTGAAGGAGGGCATGAACTACACCAAACAGCTGCCTGAACAAGGGCTAACACAAGCTGAAGTTCTAGACAGGATCAGCGAGTACGAAACACTGA ATGAAGTGGATTGGGAGAAAGGACGAGTGTCAGGTGCAGTGTACTGGGGAGATCAGACACTTACCAAACTTTTGGTGAAG GTGTATGGAGACTTTGCATGGAGCAACCCACTTCACCCAGACATCTTTCCTGGTGTGAGGAAGATGGAGGCAGAGGTTGTAAGAATGACGTGTACCCTCTTCAACGGTGGGCCCAACACTTGTGGCACA GTCACCTCTGGAGGAACTGAAAGCATATTGATGGCATGCAAGGCCTACAGAGACATGGCCTATGAGCGTGGTGTGAAACATCCTGAAAT CATTGCACCAGTCAGTGTCCATGCAGCCTTTGACAAAGCAGCAAACTACTTTGGAATGAAGCTTGTTCACATCCCCCTGGACAAAAATACAATGAAAGTGGATGTTAAG GCGATGAGGAGAGCTATCAGCAAGAACACAGCCATGCTTGTATGTTCCGCACCCCAGTTCCCGCATGGAATCATTGATCCTATTGAGGAAGTAGGAAAG CTGGCTTTAAAGTACAACCTCCCTCTGCATGTGGATGCTTGTTTGGGAGGGTTTCTCATCGTGTTCATGGCCAAAGCCAATTACCCACTGGCTCCCTTTGACTTCAGGGTAAAGGGTGTGACCAGTAtatctgcagacacacacaag TATGGCTACGCCCCCAAAGGTTCATCAGTGATCCTGTATAGTGACAAGAAGTACAGGCACTACCAGTACTTTGTGGCTCCAGACTGGCAAGGGGGCATCTATGCTTCCCCATCAGTGGCAGGATCTCGGCCAGGCGGTATCATCGCAGCGTGCTGGGCTACCATGATGCACATGGGAGAGGATGGCTACATAAAGGCCACCAAGAAGATAATTGACACTGCACGTACCATCAAGACAGA AATCCGTAAGATAAATGGGGTGTTTGTGTTTGGAGACCCTGAAGTGTCCGTGGTGGCAATAGGCTCTGACGTCTTCGACATTTTTCGTTTATCCAACGCACTGACTTCAAAGGGTTGGAATCTCAACACGCTACAATATCCATCCAG CATCCATATCTGTTGTACTGTACTGCACACACATGAAggtgtggccaaacagttcatcaGTGACATCAAAGAgcaggtggctctcattttgaaAAACCCCAATGAGAAGACCACTGGAATG GGAGCAATCTATGGCATGGCCCAGTCCATCCCTGACAGATCCATGGTGACCGAGATCTCCCGAGGCTTCTTGGACTGCCTCTACAGCACAGAGGAGCCCAAGTCGTCTCAGCCTCAGAAGACCCATATGAATGGCAACGGCAAGGCCCACTGA